Proteins encoded together in one Pangasianodon hypophthalmus isolate fPanHyp1 chromosome 18, fPanHyp1.pri, whole genome shotgun sequence window:
- the LOC113531906 gene encoding protein mono-ADP-ribosyltransferase PARP11-like isoform X2, translated as MFVGWKGEDDDTEPMDTSDYPRYWLYQAECGIWHRTEDDPVNPISSSELEMRYIKNPCGIINISTAGGNFKIDFGEYLKTNLRTGQTQKLKRSLSTESTVLRCKCAVQAPSVPAHWESMDPKTPFKTFTVNRQTREFKEVERYVREIGLLQEPLKAIYRIQNFDLWELYCKKKSQLMRIKGQSDIEERWLFHGTGKHNVHNICLYNFDCRISESRRHGHVLGKGTYFALHAAHADKYSKAQSQEVNNTRIIFLARVIVGKYTTGQQNLCKPDGDQIENIHDSCVDNTLYPRIFVVFNSNQIYPAYVLEYGG; from the exons ATGTTTGTTGGTTGGAAAGGAGAGGATGATGACACTGAACCTATGGACACTTCTGACTATCCTCGCTACTGGTTGTATCAGGCAGAGTGTGGCATTTGGCACAGAACTGAG GATGATCCAGTGAACCCCATCAGCAGCTCAGAACTGGAAATGCGTTACATTAAAAACCCATGTGGAATTATTAACATCAGCACAGCAGGAGGCAACTTCAAAATTGATTTTGGGG AGTACCTGAAGACCAACCTAAGGACAGGACAGACACAAAAATTAAAACGCTCTTTATCCACTGAATCCACTGTTCTCag ATGCAAATGTGCAGTCCAGGCTCCATCTGTACCTGCTCACTGGGAGAGCATGGACCCTAAAACACCTTTTAAG ACTTTTACTGTGAACCGGCAAACAAGAGAGTTTAAGGAAGTGGAGAGATATGTGCGAGAAATTGGTCTACTGCAAGAACCCCTGAAAGCTATCTACAGAATACAGAATTTTGACCTCTGGGAGCTGTACTGCAA GAAAAAATCCCAGCTGATGAGGATAAAAGGTCAGTCAGACATTGAAGAACGATGGCTCTTCCATGGCACAGGCAAACACAATGTGCATAATATTTGCTTGTACAATTTTGACTGCAGAATATCCGAGTCAAGAAGACATGGTCACGTCCTCGGCAAAG GTACATACTTTGCCTTACATGCAGCGCATGCAGACAAGTACAGCAAGGCTCAAAGCCAGGAAGTAAACAACACACGAATAATATTCCTTGCACGTGTGATTGTTGGGAAGTACACAACTGGACAACAAAATCTCTGCAAACCTGATGGTGACCAAATTGAAAATATACATGATAGCTGTGTTGACAATACTTTATATCCTAGgatttttgttgtctttaattCTAACCAGATATATCCTGCGTACGTGCTGGAGTATGGTGGGTAA
- the LOC113531906 gene encoding protein mono-ADP-ribosyltransferase PARP11-like isoform X1: MFVGWKGEDDDTEPMDTSDYPRYWLYQAECGIWHRTEVLSHFITIPTLFPTCFHKTGFPLQDDPVNPISSSELEMRYIKNPCGIINISTAGGNFKIDFGEYLKTNLRTGQTQKLKRSLSTESTVLRCKCAVQAPSVPAHWESMDPKTPFKTFTVNRQTREFKEVERYVREIGLLQEPLKAIYRIQNFDLWELYCKKKSQLMRIKGQSDIEERWLFHGTGKHNVHNICLYNFDCRISESRRHGHVLGKGTYFALHAAHADKYSKAQSQEVNNTRIIFLARVIVGKYTTGQQNLCKPDGDQIENIHDSCVDNTLYPRIFVVFNSNQIYPAYVLEYGG, encoded by the exons ATGTTTGTTGGTTGGAAAGGAGAGGATGATGACACTGAACCTATGGACACTTCTGACTATCCTCGCTACTGGTTGTATCAGGCAGAGTGTGGCATTTGGCACAGAACTGAGGTATTGTCTCATTTCATTACTATACCAACACTCTTTCCTACATGCTTTCATAAAACAGGTTTTCCTTTACAGGATGATCCAGTGAACCCCATCAGCAGCTCAGAACTGGAAATGCGTTACATTAAAAACCCATGTGGAATTATTAACATCAGCACAGCAGGAGGCAACTTCAAAATTGATTTTGGGG AGTACCTGAAGACCAACCTAAGGACAGGACAGACACAAAAATTAAAACGCTCTTTATCCACTGAATCCACTGTTCTCag ATGCAAATGTGCAGTCCAGGCTCCATCTGTACCTGCTCACTGGGAGAGCATGGACCCTAAAACACCTTTTAAG ACTTTTACTGTGAACCGGCAAACAAGAGAGTTTAAGGAAGTGGAGAGATATGTGCGAGAAATTGGTCTACTGCAAGAACCCCTGAAAGCTATCTACAGAATACAGAATTTTGACCTCTGGGAGCTGTACTGCAA GAAAAAATCCCAGCTGATGAGGATAAAAGGTCAGTCAGACATTGAAGAACGATGGCTCTTCCATGGCACAGGCAAACACAATGTGCATAATATTTGCTTGTACAATTTTGACTGCAGAATATCCGAGTCAAGAAGACATGGTCACGTCCTCGGCAAAG GTACATACTTTGCCTTACATGCAGCGCATGCAGACAAGTACAGCAAGGCTCAAAGCCAGGAAGTAAACAACACACGAATAATATTCCTTGCACGTGTGATTGTTGGGAAGTACACAACTGGACAACAAAATCTCTGCAAACCTGATGGTGACCAAATTGAAAATATACATGATAGCTGTGTTGACAATACTTTATATCCTAGgatttttgttgtctttaattCTAACCAGATATATCCTGCGTACGTGCTGGAGTATGGTGGGTAA